The following coding sequences lie in one Frigoribacterium sp. SL97 genomic window:
- a CDS encoding general stress protein produces the protein MTNPGPVGRRPPMVPTLPRGDVLGTYDTYPEAQRVVDRLSQAEFPIKRLAIIGNDLKTVERVTGRLSYGRAALAGAVTGLWLGVFFGLVMLVFATETATAATVGAAALLGAGFGMLYGIVSFAITRRRRDFTSTHQVLASNYQIVVDPEVSGRAHEILARPETPRR, from the coding sequence ATGACGAACCCGGGCCCCGTGGGCCGCCGCCCGCCGATGGTGCCCACCCTGCCGCGGGGCGACGTCCTCGGCACCTACGACACGTATCCCGAGGCGCAGCGCGTGGTCGACCGGCTGTCACAGGCCGAGTTCCCGATCAAGCGGCTGGCGATCATCGGCAACGACCTCAAGACCGTCGAACGCGTCACCGGTCGCCTGAGCTACGGGCGCGCCGCGCTGGCCGGGGCCGTGACCGGACTCTGGCTCGGCGTCTTCTTCGGGCTCGTCATGCTCGTCTTCGCGACCGAGACCGCCACCGCGGCCACCGTCGGGGCGGCCGCCCTGCTCGGAGCCGGCTTCGGCATGCTCTACGGAATCGTCAGCTTCGCGATCACCCGTCGCCGCCGTGACTTCACCTCGACCCACCAGGTGCTCGCGTCGAACTACCAGATCGTGGTCGACCCCGAGGTCTCCGGGCGGGCGCACGAGATCCTCGCGCGTCCCGAGACCCCGCGCCGCTGA
- a CDS encoding YcnI family protein translates to MNRSTNPISVASRRPRSSAVVARSAAALGAAALLALAAPLAASAHVHVEPGQAEAGSYETLTFKVPNESATAGTVGLVVDLPIDTPFTSVSYEPLPGWTTEVTTSTLPEPVELDGTTITEAPTQVTWTAEGDTQIAPGQFQQFVISAGAVPDTGSIALPAHQRYSDGTVVDWADATPASGEEPEHPAPTLYVNDAPPADEHAGHATDDDATTAGVGTSGDSASGSGDGAVGPLSIGLGIGGLALGALALVVSVVALTRRPRATASRTSTNGGVDA, encoded by the coding sequence ATGAACCGCAGCACCAACCCCATTTCCGTCGCGTCCCGCCGTCCCCGGTCGTCCGCCGTCGTCGCCCGTTCGGCAGCGGCCCTCGGCGCCGCCGCCCTGCTCGCGTTGGCCGCGCCCCTCGCGGCCTCGGCCCACGTCCACGTCGAGCCCGGTCAGGCCGAGGCCGGTTCGTACGAGACGTTGACCTTCAAGGTGCCGAACGAGTCGGCGACCGCGGGCACCGTCGGGCTCGTCGTCGACCTGCCCATCGACACCCCGTTCACCTCGGTGTCGTACGAGCCCCTCCCGGGGTGGACCACCGAGGTCACCACCAGCACGTTGCCCGAGCCGGTCGAGCTCGACGGCACGACGATCACCGAGGCGCCGACGCAGGTGACCTGGACGGCCGAGGGCGACACGCAGATCGCACCCGGACAGTTCCAGCAGTTCGTCATCTCGGCCGGTGCGGTGCCCGACACCGGGTCGATCGCGCTGCCGGCCCACCAGCGCTACTCGGACGGCACGGTCGTCGACTGGGCCGACGCGACTCCCGCCTCGGGAGAAGAGCCCGAGCACCCCGCACCGACCCTCTACGTCAACGACGCGCCGCCGGCCGACGAACACGCCGGCCACGCGACGGACGACGACGCGACGACCGCGGGCGTCGGCACCTCCGGCGACTCGGCGTCGGGCTCCGGCGACGGCGCGGTCGGACCGCTCTCGATCGGCCTGGGCATCGGTGGTCTCGCCCTGGGTGCGCTGGCGCTCGTCGTCTCGGTCGTGGCGCTGACCCGTCGGCCCCGGGCGACCGCGTCCCGCACCTCGACGAACGGCGGGGTGGACGCGTGA
- a CDS encoding copper resistance CopC family protein: MTAARSRTPRLLGVLVTAGLGTAVGALALVPAGSAAAHDYVVSSTPAAGSTVDSSPATVSITFNDVILDLSGTGSSNVLEVTDAAGLHYEDGCSTTSGPTLTTGVALGSPGAYTMTYQAVSADGHTVSDAVPFTYAPAAGTAEGAGSPTRPSCGSAGGAAGGAGAPTGDETGAASPSASSEPEMTTMATPGDDTVATPSAAPESGSVNAGLVIGIAVAIVVLAAAGVVVAIVTGRRRDGTPSETDDTSAPDGDSSSDGR; encoded by the coding sequence GTGACGGCCGCGCGCTCGCGGACACCGCGCCTCCTCGGCGTCCTCGTGACGGCCGGGCTGGGTACCGCGGTCGGTGCCCTCGCCCTCGTACCGGCGGGATCGGCCGCAGCGCACGACTACGTCGTGAGCAGCACGCCGGCCGCGGGCTCGACCGTCGACTCGTCCCCGGCGACCGTGTCGATCACGTTCAACGACGTGATCCTCGACCTCTCGGGCACCGGCAGCTCGAACGTGCTCGAGGTGACGGACGCCGCCGGTCTGCACTACGAGGACGGCTGCTCGACGACCTCGGGACCGACGCTGACGACCGGTGTCGCGCTCGGGTCGCCCGGCGCCTACACGATGACCTACCAGGCCGTCTCGGCCGACGGCCACACGGTCTCGGACGCCGTCCCGTTCACCTACGCCCCCGCCGCGGGCACCGCGGAGGGGGCAGGCTCGCCGACCCGTCCGAGCTGCGGCAGCGCAGGAGGCGCGGCTGGCGGTGCCGGCGCCCCCACCGGTGACGAGACCGGGGCGGCCTCGCCCTCGGCCTCGTCCGAGCCCGAGATGACGACCATGGCGACCCCGGGTGACGACACCGTGGCGACGCCGTCGGCTGCGCCCGAGTCGGGCTCGGTGAACGCCGGACTCGTCATCGGCATCGCGGTCGCGATCGTCGTGCTGGCCGCCGCCGGTGTGGTCGTGGCCATCGTCACCGGCCGGCGACGTGACGGGACACCGTCCGAGACCGACGACACGTCGGCCCCGGACGGCGACTCGTCGTCCGACGGTCGATGA
- a CDS encoding aminopeptidase P family protein yields MADQKAPRATTNRSTTPGSDTFKDYISSQWADRPDVLPEPREQAPFAADRRARLSALHPGTRLVVPAGSAKVRSNDCDYPFRAHSAFSHLTGWGSDTVPGSVLVLEPTAEGHDATLYLRASAGRDSDEFYANPEIGEFWIGPRPSLTQVAADLGLATRDLADFEAVVGTIDAGTLVVREADPDLTRRLDAVVEAAAEQSPVSAGTTAVVISDDDRPRERATSADLARDLSELRLVKDAYEVAQMRQAVTVTGKGFTDVIADFDDIVAHPRGERLVEGTFNRRARADGNTVGYDTIAASGDHACVLHWTRNDGVVRDGDLILIDAGIELDSLYTADITRTLPVSGRFTDVQRLVYEAVLEAADAAFAIVRPGIAFREIHATAMKVIAERTAEWGFLPVSAEESLQPDHQYHRRYMVHGTSHHLGIDVHDCAAARRDLYLDGVLEPGMVFTIEPGLYFQPDDLTVPEEFRGIGVRIEDDILVTADGAENLSVGIPRTVADVEAWISRD; encoded by the coding sequence ATGGCAGATCAGAAGGCGCCGCGCGCGACCACCAACCGCTCCACCACCCCCGGGTCGGACACGTTCAAGGACTACATCTCGTCGCAGTGGGCCGACCGCCCCGACGTCCTCCCCGAGCCGCGTGAGCAGGCGCCGTTCGCCGCCGACCGTCGCGCGCGGCTGTCCGCGCTGCACCCGGGCACCCGCCTGGTCGTGCCGGCCGGCTCCGCCAAGGTCCGGTCCAACGACTGCGACTACCCCTTCCGTGCGCACTCGGCGTTCTCGCACCTGACGGGCTGGGGTTCCGACACCGTGCCCGGTTCGGTGCTCGTGCTCGAGCCCACGGCCGAGGGCCACGACGCCACCCTGTACCTGAGGGCGAGCGCCGGGCGTGACTCGGACGAGTTCTACGCCAACCCCGAGATCGGCGAGTTCTGGATCGGCCCGCGCCCGTCGTTGACGCAGGTCGCCGCCGACCTGGGTCTCGCCACGCGTGACCTGGCCGACTTCGAGGCCGTGGTCGGCACCATCGACGCCGGCACCCTCGTCGTCCGCGAAGCCGACCCCGACCTGACCCGCCGTCTCGACGCCGTCGTCGAGGCCGCCGCCGAGCAGTCCCCCGTCTCGGCGGGGACTACGGCCGTCGTGATCTCCGACGACGACCGCCCCCGCGAGCGGGCGACCTCCGCCGACCTGGCCCGTGACCTGAGCGAGCTGCGTCTCGTCAAGGACGCGTACGAGGTCGCGCAGATGCGTCAGGCCGTGACGGTGACGGGCAAGGGGTTCACCGACGTGATCGCCGACTTCGACGACATCGTCGCGCACCCGCGCGGCGAGCGGCTCGTCGAGGGCACCTTCAACCGTCGGGCCCGCGCCGACGGCAACACGGTCGGCTACGACACGATCGCCGCGTCGGGCGACCACGCCTGCGTCCTGCACTGGACCCGCAACGACGGCGTCGTCCGCGACGGCGACCTCATCCTCATCGATGCGGGCATCGAACTCGACAGCCTCTACACGGCCGACATCACCCGCACGCTGCCCGTCTCGGGCCGGTTCACCGACGTGCAACGTCTCGTGTACGAAGCCGTTCTCGAGGCGGCCGACGCGGCGTTCGCGATCGTGCGTCCGGGCATCGCGTTCCGCGAGATCCACGCGACGGCCATGAAGGTCATCGCCGAACGCACCGCCGAATGGGGCTTCCTGCCGGTGTCCGCCGAGGAGTCGCTGCAGCCCGACCACCAGTACCACCGCCGCTACATGGTGCACGGCACGAGCCACCACCTCGGCATCGACGTGCACGACTGCGCCGCCGCCCGTCGCGACCTCTACCTCGACGGCGTGCTCGAGCCCGGCATGGTGTTCACGATCGAACCCGGCCTGTACTTCCAGCCCGACGACCTCACCGTGCCCGAGGAGTTCCGCGGCATCGGCGTGCGCATCGAGGACGACATCCTCGTGACCGCCGACGGGGCCGAGAACCTCTCGGTGGGCATCCCCCGCACGGTCGCCGACGTCGAGGCGTGGATCTCCCGCGACTGA
- a CDS encoding endonuclease/exonuclease/phosphatase family protein produces MIRRLVALVFVLAVAAVLLAALWPQTVGLQRVFPVGQVVSFRLVAGAVAIVLMVLLLVLGLVARPIRSLTASAAVLLLVFGVLSAGVVTARGLGRTDFVEKTPTDVTVLSWNTLGAATGADAVVALATEVGADVIALPETRQEVGVAVAEAMAAAGKPMWVHTVAYDQIASGRSTTLLISAALGDYQVAIGDDGTTDARTTPVLPTVVATPVSGEGPTIVAAHPVSPTPEHMGQWRAGLGYLADVCRSGDVIMAGDFNATLDHMAGLGSDGGALGACRDAAEATANAGVGTWPTDVPPLLGAPIDHVMATEQWLPTGFRVVTELDDAGSDHRAVVAQLSRTGA; encoded by the coding sequence ATGATCCGTCGTCTCGTCGCCCTCGTCTTCGTCCTCGCCGTCGCCGCCGTGCTCCTGGCCGCCCTCTGGCCCCAGACCGTCGGGCTGCAGCGCGTCTTCCCGGTCGGTCAGGTGGTGTCGTTCCGCCTCGTCGCCGGGGCCGTCGCGATCGTCCTGATGGTGCTGCTGCTCGTGCTGGGCCTGGTCGCGAGGCCGATCCGGTCGCTCACGGCGAGCGCGGCCGTGCTGCTGCTCGTGTTCGGCGTCCTCTCGGCGGGCGTCGTGACGGCTCGCGGCCTGGGCCGCACCGACTTCGTCGAGAAGACGCCCACCGACGTCACCGTCCTGTCGTGGAACACCCTCGGCGCGGCGACCGGGGCCGACGCCGTCGTCGCCCTCGCGACCGAGGTCGGTGCCGACGTGATCGCCCTGCCCGAGACCCGCCAGGAGGTCGGCGTCGCCGTCGCCGAGGCCATGGCCGCCGCCGGCAAGCCCATGTGGGTGCACACGGTGGCCTACGACCAGATCGCGAGCGGCCGCTCGACGACCCTCCTGATCAGTGCCGCGCTGGGCGACTACCAGGTCGCGATCGGTGACGACGGCACCACCGACGCACGGACGACGCCCGTCCTCCCGACGGTCGTCGCGACACCCGTGTCGGGCGAGGGCCCCACGATCGTCGCCGCCCATCCCGTGTCGCCGACGCCCGAGCACATGGGGCAGTGGCGTGCCGGCCTGGGGTACCTCGCCGACGTCTGCCGGTCGGGGGACGTGATCATGGCGGGTGACTTCAACGCCACCCTCGACCACATGGCCGGGCTCGGCAGCGACGGTGGAGCGCTCGGCGCCTGCCGCGATGCCGCCGAGGCGACCGCGAACGCCGGCGTCGGGACCTGGCCGACCGACGTCCCTCCCCTCCTCGGTGCGCCGATCGACCACGTCATGGCCACCGAGCAGTGGCTGCCGACCGGCTTCCGGGTCGTGACCGAGCTCGACGACGCCGGCAGCGACCACCGGGCGGTCGTCGCCCAGCTCAGTCGCACGGGAGCCTGA